The following coding sequences lie in one Frigoribacterium sp. SL97 genomic window:
- the ccsB gene encoding c-type cytochrome biogenesis protein CcsB, which produces MVTADLAYYSLVAVYSAMAIYTISFVAFALDLAKRSGDAQQAAARAAKAEALATTTVSRSSSGGSTVVLDRPSGGAGGAVPAAGGSAKASSFERVAIAMMLLGFVVHVSSVVLRGLAAGRVPWANMFEFSLTGTAIIVGVYLAVQLVVNLRFLGAYVMGLNLVLLAIGTVNYYVAVSPLPPALQSAWLVIHVFVAILGTAFFAIAAGLSAAQLVQTKREQSKLAGLRFLDTLPGAERLEDLAYRIALVGFVLWTFTLIAGAIWAERAWGRYWGWDTKEVWTFIIWVLYAGYIHARATRGWRGARSSWLSIIGFAAVMFNFSVVNVFFKGLHAYSGL; this is translated from the coding sequence ATGGTGACCGCCGACCTCGCCTACTACTCGCTCGTCGCCGTGTACTCGGCGATGGCCATCTACACGATCTCGTTCGTGGCCTTCGCCCTCGACCTGGCGAAGCGGTCCGGTGACGCCCAGCAGGCGGCGGCCCGTGCGGCCAAGGCCGAGGCCCTCGCGACCACCACCGTCTCGCGCTCGTCGTCGGGCGGCAGCACCGTCGTCCTCGACCGGCCGTCGGGCGGAGCGGGCGGGGCGGTCCCCGCCGCCGGTGGGTCCGCCAAGGCCTCGAGCTTCGAGCGCGTCGCCATCGCCATGATGCTCCTGGGGTTCGTCGTCCACGTCTCCTCGGTCGTCCTGCGTGGACTGGCCGCCGGTCGCGTGCCGTGGGCGAACATGTTCGAGTTCTCGCTGACCGGCACCGCGATCATCGTCGGGGTCTACCTGGCCGTCCAGCTGGTGGTCAACCTGCGGTTCCTCGGCGCGTACGTCATGGGCCTCAACCTGGTGCTTCTCGCGATCGGCACCGTCAACTACTACGTGGCGGTCTCGCCGCTGCCGCCGGCGCTCCAGTCCGCCTGGCTGGTGATCCACGTCTTCGTGGCCATCCTCGGCACGGCGTTCTTCGCCATCGCCGCCGGGCTCTCGGCCGCCCAGCTCGTGCAGACGAAGCGTGAGCAGTCCAAGCTCGCCGGCCTGCGCTTCCTCGACACCCTCCCGGGCGCCGAGCGCCTCGAAGACCTGGCCTACCGCATCGCCCTCGTCGGCTTCGTCCTCTGGACCTTCACCCTCATCGCCGGCGCCATCTGGGCCGAGCGGGCGTGGGGCCGCTACTGGGGCTGGGACACCAAAGAGGTCTGGACCTTCATCATCTGGGTGCTCTACGCCGGGTACATCCACGCGCGGGCGACCCGTGGGTGGCGCGGGGCCCGGTCGTCGTGGTTGTCGATCATCGGCTTCGCCGCGGTCATGTTCAACTTCTCGGTCGTCAACGTCTTCTTCAAGGGCCTCCACGCGTACTCCGGTCTCTGA
- a CDS encoding helix-turn-helix domain-containing protein, protein MSQDLSDVRFLTVAEVADMMRVSKMTVYRMVHSGELPAIRFGRSFRVPESAVAAVLRIGIADVG, encoded by the coding sequence ATGTCGCAGGATCTGTCGGATGTGCGGTTCCTCACGGTCGCCGAGGTGGCCGACATGATGCGCGTGTCGAAGATGACGGTCTACCGCATGGTCCACTCGGGCGAGCTGCCGGCGATCCGCTTCGGGCGGTCCTTCCGCGTGCCGGAATCGGCCGTCGCGGCCGTGCTGCGAATCGGCATCGCCGACGTCGGGTAG
- a CDS encoding cytochrome c biogenesis CcdA family protein — translation MYQGNPFFDAVVGGQLAVGLPVALLAGLISFLSPCVLPLVPGYLGYVGGLTTGATEARARRRDRRRLVLGVVLFILGFSVVFVGTSLAFASAGFWLIQWRDVVTRVMGVVVILLGLVFIGQFTFLQRTLKPGFLPKTGLAGAPLLGIVFGIGWTPCIGPTLAAVQVLALGSGSAWQGVLLGAFYCIGLGVPFLLVALGFGWASRSISFVKRHIRVVNIVGGSLLVLIGLLMVTGLWSSLMSHVGAVIATYGTIV, via the coding sequence GTGTACCAGGGCAATCCCTTCTTCGACGCGGTCGTGGGCGGTCAGCTCGCGGTCGGCCTGCCGGTTGCCCTGCTGGCGGGGCTCATCTCGTTCCTGTCGCCGTGCGTGCTGCCGCTCGTGCCGGGGTACCTCGGTTACGTCGGCGGTCTGACGACGGGGGCGACCGAGGCGAGGGCCCGGCGCCGCGACCGCCGCCGGCTCGTCCTCGGCGTCGTCCTGTTCATCCTCGGCTTCTCGGTCGTCTTCGTCGGCACCTCGCTCGCCTTCGCCTCGGCGGGGTTCTGGTTGATCCAGTGGCGCGACGTCGTCACCCGGGTCATGGGCGTCGTGGTGATCCTGCTCGGTCTCGTCTTCATCGGGCAGTTCACGTTCTTGCAGCGCACCCTCAAGCCCGGGTTCCTCCCGAAGACGGGTCTCGCCGGGGCGCCCCTGCTCGGCATCGTCTTCGGCATCGGGTGGACCCCCTGCATCGGACCCACCCTGGCCGCCGTGCAGGTGCTCGCCCTGGGCTCGGGCTCGGCCTGGCAGGGAGTCCTGCTCGGGGCCTTCTACTGCATCGGCCTCGGGGTCCCGTTCCTGCTCGTCGCGCTCGGCTTCGGGTGGGCGTCACGATCCATCTCGTTCGTCAAGCGGCACATCCGCGTCGTCAACATCGTCGGAGGGTCACTGCTCGTGCTCATCGGTCTGCTCATGGTCACGGGCCTCTGGTCCAGCCTCATGTCACACGTCGGGGCGGTGATCGCGACCTATGGCACGATCGTCTGA
- a CDS encoding glutaredoxin family protein: MAEPRITLLTKPGCHLCDDARSAVHGVLAEAEFVDAGVAVDEQNILDDAELTAEYAEEIPVVLIDGRVHTIWRVEPERLRTALRAAVR; encoded by the coding sequence ATGGCCGAACCGCGAATCACCCTCCTGACCAAGCCGGGCTGCCACCTGTGCGACGACGCCCGTTCCGCGGTGCACGGCGTGCTGGCCGAAGCCGAGTTCGTCGATGCCGGCGTGGCCGTCGACGAGCAGAACATCCTCGACGACGCCGAGCTCACCGCCGAGTACGCCGAAGAGATCCCGGTCGTCCTGATCGACGGTCGCGTGCACACCATCTGGCGAGTCGAGCCCGAGCGGCTCCGGACGGCGCTCCGCGCGGCCGTCCGCTGA
- the proC gene encoding pyrroline-5-carboxylate reductase, translating to MVTTLPTTAILGAGSMGGAILQGLLRPEVSVDGRVRVTNRTEVKARALRHGGVTSLATETDPSANSSAVVGARLVLIGVKPHMVVDLLHEIGPVLDAGAVVVSLAAGVTTATMEAALPESVSVLRSMPNTPSHVGLGVTGLSAGSRSTDADLALARSLFAVVGDVVVVPEAQIDALSTISGSGPAYVFYLVEQLQEAAVALGFTRAQAATLVQGTFRGASELLATSDVLPADAAPAELRRRVTSPGGTTERAVAELADGGLLELFERATQAALARNREIAEGR from the coding sequence ATGGTCACCACCCTCCCCACCACAGCGATTCTCGGAGCCGGCTCGATGGGCGGCGCGATCCTGCAGGGCCTGCTGCGCCCCGAGGTGTCCGTCGACGGGCGCGTGCGGGTGACGAACCGCACCGAGGTCAAGGCCCGCGCGCTGCGGCACGGCGGGGTCACCTCCCTCGCCACCGAGACCGACCCGAGCGCCAACTCCTCCGCGGTCGTCGGTGCGCGGCTGGTGCTGATCGGCGTGAAGCCGCACATGGTGGTCGACCTGCTGCACGAGATCGGTCCCGTGCTCGACGCGGGCGCCGTCGTCGTGAGCCTGGCCGCCGGCGTGACGACGGCCACGATGGAGGCGGCGCTGCCCGAGTCCGTGTCGGTGCTGCGCTCCATGCCGAACACGCCGTCGCACGTCGGTCTCGGGGTGACCGGCCTGAGCGCCGGGTCGCGCTCGACCGACGCCGACCTGGCCCTGGCCCGGTCGCTCTTCGCCGTCGTCGGCGACGTCGTGGTCGTCCCCGAGGCGCAGATCGACGCGCTCAGCACGATCTCGGGTTCGGGCCCCGCGTACGTCTTCTACCTCGTCGAGCAACTGCAGGAGGCGGCGGTCGCGTTGGGCTTCACCCGCGCGCAGGCCGCCACCCTGGTGCAGGGCACGTTCCGTGGCGCGAGCGAGCTGCTCGCGACGAGCGACGTCCTGCCGGCCGACGCCGCACCGGCCGAACTCCGTCGCCGTGTCACGAGCCCTGGCGGAACGACCGAGCGCGCCGTGGCCGAACTCGCCGACGGTGGTCTGCTCGAGCTGTTCGAGCGGGCGACCCAGGCCGCCCTGGCCCGCAACCGCGAGATCGCCGAAGGGCGCTGA
- the aspS gene encoding aspartate--tRNA(Asn) ligase — MIERTLIKDLSALPDGPVTVTGWVETVRDQKKVQFVVLRDETGALQLVRPRTAADVLEAAGETDDVADAISSLSQGSFVTVTGELKHDERVKLGGIEVKVETLVIDSLADPETPIAADSGIDKRLDWRFLDLRVPRNALIFRVQTTFEHALRTWWIERDYVEIHTPKLMATPSESNAELFKVDYFDGVAYLAQSPQFFKQMAQSAGFGKIFEIAPVFRADPSFTSRHATEFTGVDAEISYVESHEDVMQMQEQLLAFAFQAVADKHGAEIKELFDVDVVVPTVPFPRIPLAEAKRIVAERGYEVPRADADMDPEGERRIAEYVAEEFGHDFVYLTDYDASIRPFYHMRHDDDPQLTKSYDLIYRGTEITTGAQREHRIEVLEQQIREKGMKPEELSSYLDFFRYGAPSHGGFGMGLARVLMLMLNQANLREVTFLFRGPTRLQP, encoded by the coding sequence GTGATCGAACGCACCCTCATCAAAGACCTGTCCGCGCTGCCCGACGGACCCGTGACCGTGACCGGCTGGGTCGAGACCGTGCGCGACCAGAAGAAGGTGCAGTTCGTCGTGCTCCGCGACGAGACGGGCGCCCTTCAACTGGTCCGCCCCCGTACCGCGGCCGACGTGCTCGAGGCCGCGGGCGAGACCGACGACGTCGCCGACGCGATCTCGTCACTGTCGCAGGGCAGCTTCGTCACCGTCACGGGCGAGCTCAAGCACGACGAGCGCGTCAAGCTCGGCGGCATCGAGGTCAAGGTCGAGACGCTCGTCATCGACTCGCTGGCCGACCCCGAGACCCCCATCGCCGCCGACAGCGGCATCGACAAGCGCCTCGACTGGCGCTTCCTCGACCTGCGCGTCCCCCGCAACGCCCTGATCTTCCGCGTGCAGACGACCTTCGAGCACGCCCTGCGCACCTGGTGGATCGAGCGTGACTACGTCGAGATCCACACCCCGAAGCTCATGGCGACCCCGAGCGAGTCGAACGCCGAGCTGTTCAAGGTCGACTACTTCGACGGTGTCGCCTACCTGGCGCAGAGCCCCCAGTTCTTCAAGCAGATGGCCCAGTCGGCCGGCTTCGGCAAGATCTTCGAGATCGCTCCGGTGTTCCGTGCCGACCCGTCGTTCACGTCGCGTCACGCGACCGAGTTCACGGGGGTGGACGCCGAGATCAGCTACGTCGAGAGCCACGAGGACGTCATGCAGATGCAGGAGCAGCTGCTGGCCTTCGCGTTCCAGGCCGTGGCCGACAAGCACGGCGCCGAGATCAAGGAGCTCTTCGACGTCGACGTCGTGGTGCCGACCGTGCCGTTCCCCCGCATCCCCTTGGCCGAGGCCAAGCGCATCGTGGCCGAGCGCGGCTACGAGGTACCCCGGGCGGACGCCGACATGGACCCCGAGGGCGAGCGCCGCATCGCCGAGTACGTCGCGGAGGAGTTCGGACACGACTTCGTGTACCTGACGGACTACGACGCCTCGATCCGCCCGTTCTATCACATGCGTCATGACGACGACCCGCAGCTCACCAAGAGCTACGACCTCATCTACCGCGGCACCGAGATCACCACGGGTGCGCAGCGCGAGCACCGCATCGAGGTGCTCGAGCAGCAGATCCGCGAGAAGGGCATGAAGCCCGAAGAGCTCTCGAGCTACCTCGACTTCTTCCGCTACGGCGCCCCGTCGCACGGCGGCTTCGGCATGGGCCTCGCCCGGGTGCTGATGCTCATGCTGAACCAGGCCAACCTGCGTGAGGTGACCTTCCTCTTCCGCGGCCCCACGCGCCTCCAGCCGTAG
- a CDS encoding 30S ribosomal protein bS22: protein MGSVIKKRRKRMAKKKHRKLLRKTRHQRRNKK from the coding sequence ATGGGTTCTGTCATCAAGAAGCGTCGCAAGCGCATGGCGAAGAAGAAGCACCGCAAGCTGCTTCGCAAGACTCGTCACCAGCGTCGCAACAAGAAGTAG
- a CDS encoding histidine phosphatase family protein, which translates to MPAQQIHLVRHGEVHNPEHVLYGRLDGFGLSDLGHRMAAASADAFHEQGVPVRAVVASPLQRTRESAAPWSSAFGLETQVDERLIEPSNKYEGRRSDFTIAKQLKVPAEWPWIVNPLKPSWGEAYVSIAARMLSAVDEAWSSVDEGDVVLVSHQLPIWMVHRSVTGARLFHDPRRRRCTLSSITTLERREGGFVEVGYQEPAAHLNQSAVDLGAV; encoded by the coding sequence ATGCCCGCGCAGCAGATCCACCTCGTCCGGCACGGTGAGGTGCACAACCCCGAGCACGTGCTCTACGGCCGCCTCGACGGGTTCGGCCTGAGCGACCTCGGCCACCGGATGGCGGCCGCCTCGGCCGACGCCTTCCACGAGCAGGGCGTCCCGGTCCGTGCCGTCGTGGCCTCACCGCTCCAGCGCACCCGCGAGAGCGCGGCGCCGTGGTCGTCGGCCTTCGGGCTCGAGACGCAGGTCGACGAGCGGCTGATCGAGCCGAGCAACAAGTACGAGGGTCGTCGCAGCGACTTCACCATCGCGAAACAGCTCAAGGTGCCGGCCGAGTGGCCCTGGATCGTCAACCCCCTGAAGCCGAGCTGGGGCGAGGCCTACGTGAGCATCGCCGCCCGCATGCTCTCGGCGGTCGACGAGGCCTGGTCGAGCGTCGACGAGGGCGACGTCGTGCTCGTCAGCCACCAGCTGCCCATCTGGATGGTCCACCGGAGCGTGACGGGCGCCCGCCTGTTCCACGACCCGCGCCGCCGCCGCTGCACCCTCTCGAGCATCACGACGCTCGAACGCCGCGAGGGGGGCTTCGTCGAGGTCGGCTACCAGGAACCCGCTGCACACTTGAACCAGTCCGCCGTCGACCTGGGAGCAGTGTGA
- a CDS encoding TlpA disulfide reductase family protein, whose amino-acid sequence MSQKTIRPTRARLVVRGLALAAVLGVVATGCSSTADDLAKQYGNGTTENYISGNGTVTEIAPEDRTDPVAFTAETDAGETVSRSDHEGEVVVLNFWYAACPPCRLEAPELEKLNQSYADKGVEFLGVNVRDQADTSLAFARTFDVTYPSVVDANDGAVQLALAGTIAPNAVPTTIVLDKQGRIAARILGGLDGPGILDTLISDTLAETS is encoded by the coding sequence GTGAGCCAGAAGACCATCCGTCCGACCCGAGCCCGACTCGTGGTCCGGGGCCTCGCGCTCGCCGCAGTCCTGGGCGTCGTCGCCACGGGGTGCTCGTCCACCGCCGACGACCTCGCGAAGCAGTACGGCAACGGCACCACCGAGAACTACATCTCGGGCAACGGCACCGTGACCGAGATCGCGCCCGAGGACCGCACCGACCCGGTCGCGTTCACGGCCGAGACGGACGCCGGCGAGACCGTCTCGAGGAGCGACCACGAGGGCGAGGTCGTCGTCCTCAACTTCTGGTACGCGGCGTGCCCGCCCTGCCGTCTCGAAGCACCGGAGCTGGAGAAGCTCAACCAGTCCTACGCCGACAAGGGCGTCGAGTTCCTCGGCGTCAACGTGCGCGACCAGGCCGACACCTCCCTGGCCTTCGCCCGCACCTTCGACGTCACCTACCCGTCGGTCGTCGACGCCAACGACGGCGCGGTCCAGCTCGCCCTCGCCGGCACGATCGCGCCCAACGCCGTGCCGACCACGATCGTCCTCGACAAGCAGGGCCGCATCGCGGCGCGCATCCTGGGCGGTCTCGACGGGCCCGGCATCCTCGACACCCTGATCTCCGACACCCTCGCCGAGACGTCCTAG
- the resB gene encoding cytochrome c biogenesis protein ResB, whose translation MARSSDRDGGDATRASSVAAGTDTGRSDTGLTDADATDVGGDPLRPSDHIDSVRPAASDGAGITQPKLGPLGYLRFFWRQLTSMKTALFLLMLLAVAAIPGSLVPQRTSDPNGVVQYRTDHPDLFPVLDKLGVFDTYSSPWFSAVYLLLFISLIGCIIPRTRHHFEALRARPPKTPARLSRLAGYRSITLETAGGAGEASITAARAVDAARAQLKRSGYRTQVFGDSVSAERGYLRETGNLVFHSALVGVLLTVGVGGGFGYSGQRVVVEGQTFSNVLGSYDSFNPGRWFDEAQLSPFSIALDRFSTEYAPDTAGAAGMATDFTADVTAQARGGVAEKTQIKVNSPLSIGGSNVYLLGNGYAVDVTVRDGEGNVAFRDTVPFLPQDTNLTSLGVIKVPDALPRQLGMIGFFYPTAADNGTGALTSTDPDTTNPVLSLNVYSGDLGLDAGVPTSVYTLDTDGLTPLAGTDDDAQEKAVQLTPGETATIPDGLGTITFDGVKRFASFDIHHDPSQVWVLLFAGLSFAGLLTALFVPRRRVWVKATETGDGVRLEYAGLARGEDPTLGRAVGDIAKAHLGGLGVPADVAREVADDPARHDVEKPGPAAGGRGRKI comes from the coding sequence ATGGCACGATCGTCTGACCGCGACGGGGGCGACGCGACCCGCGCCTCCTCGGTGGCCGCCGGGACCGACACCGGGCGGAGCGACACCGGGTTGACCGACGCGGACGCCACCGACGTCGGCGGCGACCCGTTGCGCCCGAGCGACCACATCGACTCGGTCCGACCGGCGGCCTCCGACGGCGCGGGCATCACGCAGCCGAAGCTCGGCCCCCTCGGCTACCTGCGCTTCTTCTGGCGACAGCTGACCAGCATGAAGACCGCGCTCTTCCTGCTCATGCTGCTCGCCGTCGCGGCGATCCCCGGTTCGCTCGTGCCGCAGCGCACCTCCGACCCCAACGGCGTGGTCCAGTACCGCACCGACCACCCCGACCTGTTCCCGGTGCTCGACAAGCTCGGCGTCTTCGACACCTACTCGTCGCCCTGGTTCTCGGCCGTCTACCTGCTGCTCTTCATCTCGCTGATCGGCTGCATCATCCCGCGCACCCGGCACCACTTCGAGGCGCTGCGAGCTCGACCCCCGAAGACCCCCGCGCGGTTGTCGCGCCTGGCCGGGTACCGGTCGATCACGCTCGAGACCGCAGGAGGCGCGGGTGAGGCCTCGATCACGGCCGCCCGTGCCGTCGACGCGGCCCGGGCCCAGCTGAAGCGCTCCGGCTACCGCACGCAGGTCTTCGGCGACTCGGTCAGCGCCGAACGCGGCTACCTGCGCGAGACCGGCAACCTGGTGTTCCACTCGGCGCTCGTCGGGGTGCTCCTGACCGTCGGCGTCGGCGGCGGCTTCGGTTACTCGGGCCAGCGCGTGGTCGTCGAGGGTCAGACCTTCTCGAACGTGCTCGGCTCCTACGACTCGTTCAACCCGGGCCGCTGGTTCGACGAGGCACAGCTGTCGCCTTTCTCGATCGCGCTCGACCGGTTCTCGACCGAGTACGCGCCCGACACCGCGGGCGCGGCCGGCATGGCCACCGACTTCACCGCCGACGTCACCGCGCAGGCGCGGGGTGGCGTCGCCGAGAAGACGCAGATCAAGGTCAACTCGCCCCTGTCGATCGGCGGTTCGAACGTCTACCTGCTGGGCAACGGCTACGCGGTCGACGTGACGGTGCGCGACGGCGAGGGCAACGTCGCGTTCCGGGACACGGTCCCGTTCCTGCCGCAGGACACCAACCTCACCTCGCTCGGCGTCATCAAGGTGCCCGACGCCCTGCCCCGGCAGCTCGGCATGATCGGGTTCTTCTACCCCACGGCGGCGGACAACGGCACGGGGGCCCTGACGTCCACCGACCCGGACACCACGAACCCCGTGCTCAGCCTGAACGTCTACTCGGGCGACCTCGGGCTGGACGCCGGGGTGCCGACGTCCGTCTACACGCTCGACACGGATGGTCTGACCCCGCTGGCCGGCACCGACGACGACGCGCAGGAGAAAGCGGTCCAGCTGACCCCGGGCGAGACGGCGACGATCCCCGACGGTCTCGGCACGATCACCTTCGACGGGGTGAAGCGGTTCGCCTCGTTCGACATCCACCACGACCCCTCGCAGGTCTGGGTGCTGTTGTTCGCGGGGCTCTCGTTCGCCGGTCTGCTGACCGCGTTGTTCGTGCCGCGCCGTCGGGTCTGGGTCAAGGCCACCGAGACCGGCGACGGCGTCCGGCTCGAGTACGCCGGGCTCGCCCGCGGCGAGGACCCCACGCTCGGACGTGCCGTCGGCGACATCGCCAAGGCGCACCTGGGCGGCCTGGGCGTCCCGGCCGACGTCGCGCGCGAGGTCGCCGACGACCCGGCCCGTCACGACGTCGAGAAACCCGGCCCCGCCGCCGGGGGACGCGGACGTAAGATCTGA
- a CDS encoding potassium channel family protein, whose product MVDKIKHDAPVLVIGLGRFGAATAGQLERQDRDVLAVDTDAGLVQKWADRVTHAVQADARSIDALKQIGAQDFSIAVVAVGSSIEASVLITANLVDLKVPQIWAKAISQSHGKILARIGANHVIYPEREAGERVAHLVSGRMLDYIEFDDAFAIVKMYPPKPVRGASLAASNIRKKYGITIVGVKSPGGAFVEATPETVISNHDLIIVSGDSRAIERFAALEG is encoded by the coding sequence TTGGTTGACAAGATCAAGCACGACGCCCCGGTGCTCGTCATCGGCCTCGGACGCTTCGGCGCCGCGACCGCCGGACAGCTCGAACGGCAGGACCGTGACGTGCTCGCCGTCGACACCGACGCCGGGCTCGTGCAGAAATGGGCCGACCGCGTGACGCACGCGGTGCAGGCCGACGCCCGGAGCATCGACGCCCTCAAGCAGATCGGCGCGCAGGACTTCTCGATCGCGGTCGTCGCCGTCGGCTCGTCCATCGAGGCCAGCGTGCTCATCACGGCCAACCTGGTCGACCTGAAGGTGCCGCAGATCTGGGCGAAGGCGATCAGCCAGTCGCACGGCAAGATCCTCGCCCGCATCGGCGCAAACCACGTCATCTACCCCGAGCGCGAGGCCGGCGAGCGCGTCGCGCACCTCGTCTCCGGCCGGATGCTCGACTACATCGAGTTCGACGACGCCTTCGCCATCGTCAAGATGTATCCGCCGAAGCCCGTCCGCGGTGCCTCGTTGGCCGCGTCGAACATCCGCAAGAAGTACGGCATCACGATCGTCGGCGTCAAGAGCCCCGGTGGCGCGTTCGTCGAGGCGACCCCCGAGACGGTCATCAGCAACCACGACCTGATCATCGTGTCGGGCGACAGCCGCGCCATCGAGCGCTTCGCCGCCCTCGAGGGCTGA
- a CDS encoding ArsR/SmtB family transcription factor — translation MPDIFAVIADATRRDLLKVLLDASLSTDSANADISVGEMVTSLGVSQPTVSKHLRVLREAGLVRVREEGQHRYYSLESGPLEVVEDWLIPFVSADSLTSEALASTPFAAWAGASVPAPLRRAAENLPDAEDVGSTLGRYAAGAQHRASSALHDAQSALGALDERVIDPVRKRWGRTGQ, via the coding sequence ATGCCGGACATCTTCGCCGTGATCGCCGACGCCACCCGCCGAGACCTCTTGAAGGTGCTGCTCGACGCCTCGCTGTCGACCGACTCCGCCAATGCCGACATCAGCGTGGGTGAGATGGTCACGTCCCTCGGCGTCAGCCAGCCGACCGTCTCGAAGCACCTCCGGGTGCTGCGCGAGGCCGGTCTGGTGCGCGTCCGCGAAGAAGGGCAGCACCGGTACTACTCGCTCGAGTCGGGGCCGCTCGAGGTCGTCGAGGACTGGTTGATCCCGTTCGTCAGTGCCGACTCGCTGACCTCCGAGGCGTTGGCCAGCACGCCCTTCGCCGCCTGGGCCGGGGCCTCGGTCCCCGCCCCGCTCCGGCGGGCGGCCGAGAACCTGCCCGACGCCGAGGACGTCGGGAGCACGCTGGGTCGCTACGCGGCCGGGGCCCAGCACCGCGCCTCCTCGGCCCTGCACGACGCCCAGAGCGCGCTCGGGGCCCTGGACGAGCGCGTCATCGACCCCGTCCGCAAGCGGTGGGGACGCACCGGCCAGTAG
- a CDS encoding TrkH family potassium uptake protein, which produces MTVVTRAPVAGRRRPSDPGRSPWRRLSDAIDDIGRKSPARFAILIFTGLIVVFTLLFSLPIASADRTITPLADSVFTAVSVICVTGLATVDMATHWSLFGHVVIFVGVQIGAIGVLTLASIMGLVVSRKLGLRARLMAAGDQNPLRVHAGPVPEGQAVRLGEIGGLLTTVALSSFVIQLVIAVLMIPRMLIDGIPVGDAVLDSFYYSAMAFTNTGFTPNAEGLAAFENDYWFLSLIMVGVFLGSIGFPVIYALARNPRNPRRWSVHVKLTLLTTAILIVFGMVLYIVLEFDNPKTFGGIEAGPTVFQSLFLSMMTRSGGFSTIQISDLNGSSLLVTDMLMFIGGGSASTAGGIKVTTLAVLFLAAFAEARGQRSMEAFGRRIPSDVLRLAVSVVLWGATIVAVSSILIMHITKEPLDHVLFESISAFATSGLSTGLTDRLPDSAKYILAVTMWMGRVGTVTLSVALAASQRRQLFTRAEERPIVG; this is translated from the coding sequence ATGACCGTCGTGACTCGCGCCCCCGTCGCCGGTCGACGCCGCCCCTCGGACCCCGGCCGCTCGCCCTGGCGCAGACTCAGCGACGCGATCGACGACATCGGTCGCAAGTCGCCCGCGCGCTTCGCCATCCTGATCTTCACCGGCCTCATCGTCGTCTTCACCCTGCTGTTCTCGCTGCCGATCGCCTCGGCCGACCGGACGATCACCCCGCTGGCCGACTCCGTGTTCACGGCCGTCTCGGTCATCTGCGTGACCGGCCTCGCGACGGTCGACATGGCCACCCACTGGTCCCTGTTCGGCCACGTCGTCATCTTCGTCGGCGTGCAGATCGGGGCGATCGGCGTGCTCACGCTCGCGTCGATCATGGGCCTCGTCGTCTCGCGCAAGCTCGGCCTCCGCGCCCGGCTCATGGCCGCCGGCGACCAGAACCCGCTGCGGGTGCACGCCGGCCCGGTGCCCGAGGGTCAGGCCGTGCGGCTCGGCGAGATCGGTGGCCTGCTGACGACGGTGGCCCTCAGCTCGTTCGTGATCCAGCTCGTCATCGCGGTGCTGATGATCCCCCGCATGCTGATCGACGGCATCCCCGTCGGCGACGCGGTGCTCGACAGCTTCTACTACTCGGCGATGGCCTTCACGAACACCGGGTTCACGCCCAATGCCGAGGGTCTGGCCGCCTTCGAGAACGACTACTGGTTCCTCAGCCTGATCATGGTCGGGGTCTTCCTCGGCAGCATCGGGTTCCCGGTGATCTACGCCCTGGCCCGGAACCCCCGCAACCCCCGGCGCTGGTCCGTCCACGTCAAGCTGACCCTGCTGACGACGGCGATCCTCATCGTGTTCGGCATGGTGCTCTACATCGTCCTCGAGTTCGACAACCCGAAGACGTTCGGCGGCATCGAGGCCGGCCCGACGGTGTTCCAGTCCCTGTTCCTCAGCATGATGACGAGGTCGGGCGGTTTCTCGACCATCCAGATCTCCGACCTGAACGGATCGTCGCTCCTCGTCACCGACATGCTGATGTTCATCGGCGGCGGCTCGGCGTCGACCGCCGGAGGCATCAAGGTGACGACGCTCGCGGTGCTGTTCCTGGCCGCCTTCGCGGAGGCACGCGGCCAGCGGTCGATGGAGGCCTTCGGCCGCCGCATCCCCAGCGACGTCCTGCGCCTGGCCGTCAGCGTCGTCCTCTGGGGCGCCACGATCGTCGCCGTGTCGAGCATCCTGATCATGCACATCACGAAGGAGCCCCTCGACCACGTGCTGTTCGAGTCCATCTCGGCGTTCGCCACCTCGGGGCTCAGCACCGGCCTGACCGACCGCCTGCCGGACTCGGCGAAGTACATCCTGGCGGTCACGATGTGGATGGGCCGCGTTGGTACAGTGACACTCTCCGTCGCCCTGGCCGCCAGCCAACGACGCCAGCTGTTCACCCGAGCCGAGGAGCGACCGATCGTTGGTTGA